The genomic DNA CGTTCGGAATTGCCGCAAGCAGCATCTGGCCGATATTACGGTACGGATTACACACCAGCACCCGTTACGCACCTTCTTTCCAATGGGCGTTATACCGTCATGCTAACAGCAGCGGGATCTGGCTACACAATGTGGCAAGGTCAGGCCGTGACGCGCTGGCGGGAAGATCCAACGCTGGATAATTTTGGATCATATCTTTACCTGAAAAACGTAAAGACCGGGAAAGTATGGTCTGCTGGCATTCAACCCTGTGGGGAGGAGCCAGATGATTATGTAAGTGTTTTCCATGAAGACCGTGCAGAGTTCACCCGGCGTGATGGCTCCTTAACCACAACAGTGGAGGTTATGGTTTCTGCCGAAGATGATGCTGATGTACGCTACCTGACCGTTTTTAATGGGGGCTATGATAGTGTTGAAATAGATATTACATCTTATGCAGAATTGGCTTTGCTTCCGCCAGATTCAGACCTCGCGCATCCGGCGTTTACCAAACTGTTTGTAGAAACAGATTATCTGCCAGAAGCCAAAGCCCTTATAGCAACCCGCAGGCGGCGCACCCCCAATGAGCCTGAAATCTGGGCTGCGCATGTGGCTGTATGTTCTACCCCCATTATGGTGGAAACAAACCGTGCGCAGTTTATTGGGCGCGACCATACAGCCCAGTCTCCCGCAGCACTGGCGGGCAAAACACAACTTTCTGGGCAAACAGGCACGGTACTAGATCCCTGCTTTGCCATTCGTAGCCGCGTAAGTATCAAGCCCGGTGCTACAGCGCGGATAACGTTCTGGACAATGGTTGCCTCATCCCGTCAGGAACTCGAACGCCTGATTGAGGTGCATCAGGATGATACAGCGCTGGATCGTGCTCGCACACTGGCCTGGACACAAGCGCAGATTCAATTCCGGCATTTTGATATTACCCCGGCAGAAGCCGATCTGTTCCAACGTTTGGCGGGTCATATTCTGTTTGCAAATGCCGCTTTGCGAGCACCATCCGCAGTGATCATACAAGGCATGGCAGCCCAGCCGACACTATGGGAACAAGGTATTTCTGGTGATCTGCCTCTGGTGGTTTTACGCGTAAAGGATACGCCAGATACAGATATTGTCCGGCAGGTTCTGCTGGCGCATGAATACTTGCGGCTTAGCAGGTTGCTGTTGATCTGGTGCTGATTAATGAGCATCCATCGTCCTACCTGCAGGATCTACAGAATACTCTTGAAAACCTTGTTCGCTCCATGCCCAAAACGGCAACAGTGGCTGGTTCCATCTGCATTTTACGGGCTGATCTGGTTTCCACACCGGTAAAGAATCTTTTGTTAGCCGCAGCTCGCGTTGTTCTTACGGCAGATAAGGGTTTGGCGGAACAACTTGATCAGGCCGATGTGATGGTGGCTCCAAAATCTGTTCTGTTCCAAACGCCGCATGTGTTTACGCCCAGTGCGTTCAAAGTGCCTGATATTCCTGAACTTGAATTTTTCAATGGTCATGGCGGGTTTGCTGATAATGGACAGGAATATGTGGTTGTGCTGGCATCTGGCCGCACAACGCCAGCCCCATGGATTAACGTTATTGCCAATGATACTGTGGGTTTTCAGGCTTCTGCCGAAGGCAGCGGCTACACATGGGCACTAAACAGCCGCGAGCACCAGATAACTCCGTGGTCCAATGACCCTGTTAGCAATCAACCGGGTGAAATTTTTTACCTACGGGATGAAGATACTAAGGTATTATGGAGCCCCACAGCAGCTATCCGTCGCGATGTAGATGCAACCTATGTTAGCCGCCACGGGCGGGGTTATACGCGGTATGATCGTATTGCGCACGGTATAGGCAGCACGTTGTTGCAATATACACCGGTAAAAGACCCTATAAAGATTTCTCGCCTTCAACTGCATAATCTTTCTGGCCATGCCCGCACGCTTTCTCTTACCGGATATGTTGAATGGGTGCTTGGCACGGCGCGCGCTAAAACAGCGTCCTTCATTACAACGGAAATAGATGGAGGGATCGAAGAACCGTTGGTTGATGCGCTTGGCTCGTGATTTCAGGCTTTTGGCGATTTGATTGACGGTTTTTGGGGTAGCTTTTGATCTGCGTTTTGAGCAGATCGGGGACTGCCGTCCCGCTGGATGACTACGCGCTCGCGTTCAACCTTTCGAGGAAGAGGAAGCGGCGCATGTTGTAGACGATATTGGCCAGCCCGATCCTCATGGTGGCCCGGGTGATACCGACAGTTCGGATGAACAACCCCGTCTGTGATTTCTGGTCGGCAAAGACGTGCTCGACGCGTGATCGGATCACGGACTTTCCAGCATTCGATTTCTGGATATGTCGGGGCATAGGCTTGAGATGCGGCTTTTTTCTGTGAACCTTTGAGACAAAACCCTCTTTGTCCATGAAGTCCTCATTCGCTTTCGAGCGATAAGCTGTATCAGCCCAAACGCTTGAGGCCGTATTGGTTTTATCTAACAGCCCCTCTCTCAATCGCGCACCATCACTGGCGGCGGCATCCGTCGTCTTCCATTTTCGGATGAACCGAAACTTCCGGTCGATGGAGACGTGGGATTTGTAGCCAAAGAACGGGATGGCGAGATCGCTCGACGGTATGGTTCCATCGTCCTGCCGCTTCGCCTTCGTGAACTTAAGTGTCCATCGTGCATGACGATCCTTATGCGACCTCTTTGCGGGCTTGTCCTGCCAGTCTTCTGGAATACGTCCTGCCCGGAGATCCGCTTTCTCAGCGTTCGTATTGCGCTGCTTTGGAGCAGCCACCAGTGTTGCATCCAGGATCTGACCAGACATCGGGAGATAACCGGCGTTCCGCAGGGTCGCGTCAAATCGGTCAAACAGCCTTTCAATGGCACCCGCCTGTGTCAAACGCTCACGAAACAGCCAGACCGTTTTGGCATCCGGCACGCGGTCCGACAGCCCCAATCCCAGAAAGCGCATGAACGACAGGCGGTCGTTGATCAGATACTCTGTCCGTTCATCAGACAAATTGTTCAACGTCTGGATGACCAGAATTTTGAACATCAGCACCGGATCAAACGGCGGACGTCCGCCTTTACTTCCGTCTGAATAGGCCAGAGCCAGCTCCAGATCAGGGCGGAACACCTCAAAATCCACAGTCCGGGAAAAGGCCTCCAGCTGATCGCCAAGCCCGCTCA from Acetobacter ascendens includes the following:
- a CDS encoding IS5 family transposase — protein: MKQPGFFDVEERLARLSGLGDQLEAFSRTVDFEVFRPDLELALAYSDGSKGGRPPFDPVLMFKILVIQTLNNLSDERTEYLINDRLSFMRFLGLGLSDRVPDAKTVWLFRERLTQAGAIERLFDRFDATLRNAGYLPMSGQILDATLVAAPKQRNTNAEKADLRAGRIPEDWQDKPAKRSHKDRHARWTLKFTKAKRQDDGTIPSSDLAIPFFGYKSHVSIDRKFRFIRKWKTTDAAASDGARLREGLLDKTNTASSVWADTAYRSKANEDFMDKEGFVSKVHRKKPHLKPMPRHIQKSNAGKSVIRSRVEHVFADQKSQTGLFIRTVGITRATMRIGLANIVYNMRRFLFLERLNASA